The Eremothecium cymbalariae DBVPG#7215 chromosome 1, complete sequence DNA segment GACCAGCAGACGAATTCGCTGTCAATTTATATGATTCACGAGATACGGCTGAATACGGCGAGTAACTATGTTGAATTGTGGTGTTTGGCATATTTATGTTGGTACGAAATTAATGCAGAGGAGTACTATGCACAGTTTTTGCCGGAAGCGCTAGAGTCATGTCCACAGTTCAAGACGGAGGTAGAACGGGCGGAGTATTTTCATGAGAAGTTTCAGCTAGAATGTAATCGTTCCGAGCTTTATTTGACGGCCGAGGTGTCTGAGATATATCTAAAAGACCTTGTTTCTCCGGCTGAGATATATACACCAGGGAATTATCCTTCGGAGATGGGCACTCAGGAGAATCAGACACATATGTTTGTCGTGAGTAGTGCCTGTGAGCCCGATGGGAACAAGTTTGTTCCAATTGACATCCGTGAAGTTGAGGAAAAGGTGCGCAAGTGGGACCCTGAATCCAGTAAGAAGTATTTGAAGGAATTAACGGCTAATATTGGTGgtaatttaaaaaagaggaCGACACCGTTTACAGgtccaaaaaagaaaagtgGCAAGCCCAAGAAAGGGCCTGCAACCCTTAAGCGTGTTGTTGTGAAAAACGAATCTGCGAGTAGCGTGTCTAACGAAGAACAGCCAAGTTTCAAGGAGAGTGGGCTAAACGTTGTACCTAAACAGGAGCCTGTCTTGGAAATTGTATTAAAGCCTACCAAGTCGAACAAAGAAACCGTTAGTGGCAGAGCAGACTCCAAATTAGTTGAGAAACCGAACCAGAATTCTGGAAATCCTTTGAAATCTAAAGATAAAAGGTGGACTAAAGCGTCAGATGGTTTGgataaagaaaatggcCTGCCAAGTAAGAACATAGGAAAATCGGTTGACGAATTTGCTCCTTCTAAAAGGCCCAACAACAAGAAAGCTCCGGTCACTAGGACCAGAACTACAGAAAAGACAGCAGCTAGAGGTTACAAAGGAAATGTAACACACTctggtgatgatgaataCGACTGGGATTCTACTTCTGATTCATCAAGTCCTGGTTTAACTGATGAAgagtttttaataaaagCTCGTGACGCTGAATCCGAAAATTATGAGATATCATCAGCAGACGAACTCGCTCTAActaatgaagaaaatataGACTTTGAAAGACTGGAAAGAAGTATGGAAAATGAAACTGAATATCAAAATAGCACGTTTCCAAAACGTTCCAGAAGAACCAATACGGAAGTGGGCCATAGGAAACGTAAGCTTTCAAGTTCTCCGACAAAGGAAGTGGTGCCGTCTACGCCAAAGAAATCAGCTATAAAGAAGAATGTTGCTCGTGCCAAAAAGGCATATACACCGTTTTCCAAGCTTTATAGGAGACCCCAAGACATTCCAGatttaaacaaaaatggGGAGTTTTATCGAGAATCACACGATTGGGATATTTCTGCATTGGAAAATCAGTTTCGGTCTCCTACAAAGAATAAAACTGTTGAAACTATATTTTCCAAGGTTAAAAGGCAGTTAAATTCGACTCACGGGAAAGAGGAGATTGTCAAAGCATctaattttgaagactACCTTCCAGCTCGTGAGAATGAATTTGCTACAATTTATCTAAGCATGTACAGTGCCATTGAAGCCGGTACAGGGACGAGTATTTACATTGCCGGTACCCCGGGTGTGGGGAAAACATTAACAGTTAGAGAGGTGGTTAAAGAATTACTAATATCTGCTGATAGGAAAGAGTTGCCGCAATTCCAATACATAGAAATAAATGGGCTAAAGATGGTTAAGCCAACAGACAGTTACGAGGTATTATGGAAAAAAATATCTGGCAGTACTTTGACATCTGGTGCCGCTATGGAATCTCTggaatattattttaaagaaattcCACAATCAAAGAAACGTCCTGTAGTTGTACTActtgatgaattagatgcTTTGGTCACAAAAACTCAAGATGTAATGtataatttctttaattggACTACCTATGAGAATTCTAAATTCGTCGTTGTTGCCGTGGCTAATACAATGGATCTACCTGAACGTCAGCTTGGTAACAAAGTATCTTCGAGAATAGGATTTACCAGAATTATGTTTACAGGGTATACACACGATGAGCTAAAAACTATCATTAATTTAAGACTGATGGGATTAAACGATAGTTACTTTTATGTGGATCCAACTAGTGGAAGTTCTTATTTATGCCAAGATGGAAATATGGATGAGCTGCCCAAGGATATTTCAAAGTTACAAAGAGTTAGGTTAAAGATTAGTGAGGATGCTGTGGAAATTGCCTCAAGAAAGATCGCCAGTGTAAGTGGTGACGCGAGGAGAGCACTTAAAGTTTGCAAACGTGCTGTTGAAATTGCCGAACATGAATACATGCAAAATCATGGATATGGGTATGACGGAAAGTTAATCAAGGATAGAAAGAAAAGTACGAAACAAAAAGATGGGTCAAAAGAGGAACTTCAAAAGGTGGAAATTTACCATATCACTAAAGCTCTTCACGACGCGATCAACTCCCCAACAGATACATTCATGAGTAAGTTATCTTTCACTAGTaaattgtttctttattcACTAGTCAACCTAATAAGGAAGTCAGGCAGCCAAGAACAGACTTTAGGTGATATTATAGATGAGATACGACTGTTGTTAGAGGTCAATGGAAAGAATAAGtatattttagaaatgaAACGTGTGCTATTCTTAAGCAATGGcgctgaagaagatgaagaagagcaATTACGGATCATTTCCTGGGACTATGTCATCAACCAATTAGTAGAAACTAGTCTGATAATCAAgcaaaacttgaaaaatgaacGCATGTGCGCTATCAAATTAAACATATCCTTTGAGGAGGTTTGCAAGAACATTATGGAAGATGAGATGTTAAAAACACTTTAAAGCCTAGAGATAAGCTTTCATTTAACACCTTTTTAATTCTAAAAATAATGTAATTAACATTTAGGTACAAAACATAAATTTTAATACGTGTCTCTGGTAAGAAGAGAAGGCGTATTATATGCCACTCTAAATTTCTAACcgttatatatactgcCCCGTTACGTCAAGTAATTAATGTTCAGATGTCATGTTCCTTATCTGCTCTGGCTGTCGGCAACGCGCATGCTCCGAATAATCTGCTGACTGCCTCTGCGGCTGGTTCCCCAATGTCTTATAAATGAGCAACGGGTCCCCGATATCCTTGATTTCGGGTATCCGCAACGTCAAATTAAATGCTTTTGCTATTACAACCTTGAAGATCTTTTGTACGTTGA contains these protein-coding regions:
- the ORC1 gene encoding origin recognition complex subunit 1 (similar to Ashbya gossypii AER133C) gives rise to the protein MAATLADFKGWQIMVMDENGRPVSEGGRRRRRRREGSGKEIVSLQRKSDGLILTSGDSIVCRDQQTNSLSIYMIHEIRLNTASNYVELWCLAYLCWYEINAEEYYAQFLPEALESCPQFKTEVERAEYFHEKFQLECNRSELYLTAEVSEIYLKDLVSPAEIYTPGNYPSEMGTQENQTHMFVVSSACEPDGNKFVPIDIREVEEKVRKWDPESSKKYLKELTANIGGNLKKRTTPFTGPKKKSGKPKKGPATLKRVVVKNESASSVSNEEQPSFKESGLNVVPKQEPVLEIVLKPTKSNKETVSGRADSKLVEKPNQNSGNPLKSKDKRWTKASDGLDKENGLPSKNIGKSVDEFAPSKRPNNKKAPVTRTRTTEKTAARGYKGNVTHSGDDEYDWDSTSDSSSPGLTDEEFLIKARDAESENYEISSADELALTNEENIDFERLERSMENETEYQNSTFPKRSRRTNTEVGHRKRKLSSSPTKEVVPSTPKKSAIKKNVARAKKAYTPFSKLYRRPQDIPDLNKNGEFYRESHDWDISALENQFRSPTKNKTVETIFSKVKRQLNSTHGKEEIVKASNFEDYLPARENEFATIYLSMYSAIEAGTGTSIYIAGTPGVGKTLTVREVVKELLISADRKELPQFQYIEINGLKMVKPTDSYEVLWKKISGSTLTSGAAMESLEYYFKEIPQSKKRPVVVLLDELDALVTKTQDVMYNFFNWTTYENSKFVVVAVANTMDLPERQLGNKVSSRIGFTRIMFTGYTHDELKTIINLRLMGLNDSYFYVDPTSGSSYLCQDGNMDELPKDISKLQRVRLKISEDAVEIASRKIASVSGDARRALKVCKRAVEIAEHEYMQNHGYGYDGKLIKDRKKSTKQKDGSKEELQKVEIYHITKALHDAINSPTDTFMSKLSFTSKLFLYSLVNLIRKSGSQEQTLGDIIDEIRLLLEVNGKNKYILEMKRVLFLSNGAEEDEEEQLRIISWDYVINQLVETSLIIKQNLKNERMCAIKLNISFEEVCKNIMEDEMLKTL